The Erinaceus europaeus chromosome 4, mEriEur2.1, whole genome shotgun sequence genomic sequence tataccacaacttgctcagccactcatctgttgttggacacctgggttgcttacaggttttggctattacaaattgtgctgccaagaacatatgtgtacacagatctttttggatggatgtgttgggttctttaggatatatccccaggaggggaattgcagggtcatagggtaggtccatttctagccttctgagagttctccagactgttctccacagaggttggaccaattgacattcccaccagcagtgcaggagggttcctttgaccccacatcctctccagcatttgctgctgttaccttttctgatgtgtgacattctcacaggagtgaagtgatatctcattgttgtcttgatttgcatttctctgacaatcagagacttggagcattttttcatgtgtttctcggccttttggatctcttctgtggtgaatattctgtccaattcctccccccatttttggatggggttatttgttgtcttgttgttgagtctggtaagctctttatatatgttggttattaaactcttatctgatgtatggcatgtaaagatcttctcccattctgtgaggggtctcttgatttgggtagtggtttcttttgctgtgaagaagctttttaatttgatgtagtcccataggtttatacttgccttagtcttccttgtaattggattcgtttcattgaaaatgtctttaaaatttatgcggaaaaaagttcttccaatattttcctctaagtatctgatagtttctggtctaacatccaagtccttgatccacttggaattgacttttgtatttggtgaaatacagtgattcagcttcattcttctgcatgtttcaacccattgtttccaacaccatttgttgaagagactctgctttccccatgtaatagtctgggcccctttgtcaaagattagatgtccataggtgtggggcttatatatatatatatatatatattttttttttttttttaccagagcactgctcagctctggtttatggtggtgcagggtattgaacctgggactttggagcctcaggcatgggaatctgtttgcataaccattatgctatctacccctgcccaataaaaatacttaaaaaaaaaaacaaaaaactatgagGGGGATCTTCTGAGATCTAAATTCTAGTTCAAACTAAATTCTACTTCTTCCTTTCAGCACTAATTATAACATAGCACTGATTGCTTATGTAGGAATTTGTGTTAAGTGCTGAATGTAGAACATCTTGTTACCTCTGTAACAGTATGGAATAGACCAATTTGCtatacccattttttaatttttatgtattttaaaatacttttaatgaGGGCACGGCTAGACAGCAGAATGGTCAGGCAAAGAGACtcacgtctgaggctccaaaaatgccaggtttaatcccccacaatggtaaacaacaacaaaattaatgaaagagagagagatgggaagatcagagcaatgctcagctctggtttaaggtggtgctggagactgaattcgggacctcagagcacaggtgtgaaagtcttttgcgtaaccattatgctgcctcctcagCCCATTACTATATCCATTTTAGGGAATATGGAAACCTACAAACAGATGAGCTTAACTAATTTATTCGGAGCCCACTGATGAGTGGAACAACCAGAATCAGAGCTGAATTCGGGAACAGCAAGTCCACAAAGAACCTCCACTAACAAACACAAGTAAACTTCACAGAGTTTGAGATAGTTGAAGAGCAAAGTCTACCCAAGTTTCCTTTCTGGCAATTTGCAGCTAAGCGGAAGTTAAGAGGAGAAGGCCCTCACGACACCGGAAGTCGCGGTGCACTGTGGGAAGAGTGTCATTTATATTCTCGCAACCAGCGATATGATTTAGCTTAAAAGAAGCTCTTATTTGAAGCTGATACAAATTCTAAGAAGCTTGAAAGCGACGCGAGGGAAGTtttgtaactcttttttttttttttttttaccagaacactgctcagttctgggctTATGGTGgagttagggattgaacctcagacctcagagcctcaggcttgaaaggcttttgcataacctttatgctgtctccccagcccgttTTGTAACATTTTTAACAAGACCCCAGTAGCTCGTTGTAGCCTTGTGGATACAGGTGACCCAGGTCCTCCAGGTGAGCTAGAATAGACGTCTCTATGATCAAGTAAACATAGAGCGCCTCCGCTCTTCCTGGCTGGGTGAGGTTGCGCATGAGCAGTAGCGGCGACGTTGGGAAGATGGCGGCGGGAGAGTGAGTATTTGGCTACTGGGGTCCCTGCAGTGGGGCCTTGAGCATCTGGCGCCATCGGACTTTATTTCTCGGTGGCGGTAGATTAGGGTGCTTGAGGACTGAAGAAGAGTGGGAAAGGCTCCAAATAAGAGATTGGGAATTGAGCGGTGGATGAAGGTTAGGATGAGGCCAGAATGGGGTTCACCAGTCTGTTTTCACAAGGCCCCGTGGGGTTTTACTAGAATCTCCCGCTGCTGGTGTAGGTGAAAAGCAGTGGCTTTTGACGCTCCGTTGACTTCTAGGAGGACCAGTGGCCGAGCAGTTCGTGactgctttttctctctcctccatctctctctgtttctcagatATTATATTtactgaaaggagagagagaaccacagcatccctctggcacatacgGTGCCAGGAATTAAATTCTGTAGAAATATTTCAAAGTCTGGAgctctaaccactgcaccactcctGGACTACCACTGGGGACAAGAGTGTTAGGGGACCATTTTGAGAACTAGAGTGACAAGCAGGTTTTAGGGGCTTGAAGACAGTAATCTTTACTAGAAGTGCATGGAAGACtcgggccccccccccccccttagacaTTATCGCTAATTTCTACTTTGTGTATCAGGCCAAAAAGAAAGATCCCTTTGGTTCCAGAAAATCTCCTGAAAAAGAGGAAAGTTTATCAAGCTCTCAAAGCCACCCAGGCAAAGCAGGCACTTTTGGAAAGGAAGCAGGTAATGCTGGGGAGGCAGGAACTACAGTTTGTGTTTGTTGAATTTTATCGGGGTTGCAACATTGGCAGTCTCTCACATCAGTCATGCCGTGTCTGTCTTTTCTagcagaggaaaggaaaagaaatcaggTTTAAACGACTAGAATATTTCCTACATGATTCCTGGCGGCAACAGCGTGACAAAGTTCGCCTCAGACGACTAGAAGTAAAACCTCATGGCTTGGAGGTGCCAGATAAACACAATTTGGCCTTTGTTGTGCGCATCCAGAGGTAAACATAAACAAATTTGCCTGAGGCTGAGGCAAACCATAGGCTTAGCTTGAGATTTCTTTCTTAGGAAATGAGACAGAGTTAAGCTTCAGACACAGTTTGTGCTAGGAATTCAGGATTGAGCACAATGTAAACAGCATAAATACCCTGCATGCTGTGAGAGCCAAGTGCTGAGGTAAGAGCCTAGGTACTAGTAGGTGGTTAGGCGGCTTTAAAGCAGAGACTTAAAACTGAAACCCACAAACGTTAATGGAGGTtaaggcatttttcttttttctttttttttccctttttcttttttctttttttttttttttttaaagacttagtttacttaataatgagaaagataaagacccaggcatcattctggtacatgtgcttccagggattgaactcagaccctggtgcttgagtccagtgctttatccactgtgccacctcccagagcacttttactagagcactactcagttctggcttgtggtggtgcaggggattgaacctgggctttttgGCATGAGATctcttgcataacctttatgccctGCCctgcttttatatatatatatatatatatatatatatatatatatatatatatatatataacagcaaGGCATTTTAATAGGAACTGAACCAGGCTCAAGAAGTGGATGGAGTGGTCCgtgagatggcgcagtggataaagcatcagattctcaagcatgaggtcctgagttcaatccccggcagcatatgtaccagagtgatgtctggctctttctcctcctatgtttctcaataaattaaataaaatctttaaaaaaaaaaaaagaagtggatggAATATATTCACTTCTGGAGAGAgaccataaagatttttttttttttttttttatgtctgtttgagaatctcaggactcccctactagggactcagctcatggggtggcctgatagtgactaaagagtcattgttttttttttttttttttttttggttttttatttatttttattattattattattttatttttatttttttatttaagaaaggattaattaacaaaaccatagggtaggaggggtacaactccacacaattcccaccacccaatctccatatcccaccccctcccctgatagctttcccattctctatccctctgggagcatggacccagggtcattgagggttgcagaaggtagaaggtctggcttctgtaattgcttcctcgctgaacatgggcgttgactggtcggtccatactcccagtctgcctctctctttccctagtaggatgaagACCATAAAGATTTTCCCCCACATTTATTAAGTACTTCTCTTACTTATTCCTACCTGTACATACAACTCTGTCTCTTCTAATTTCCCCATCCCAGTCATCCAAACCAGAGACATGGGCTTAAATATCtgagtctttttttattagtcCTCCTACTATTGGCTATAAATTTTTCCTGGACTATCACATTAATTTTCTGACtggatttcactgcttctggtatCAGCACACTTGGGTCTATCCTATGTGCTCTGCTGAGATCATCAGAAAGAAATCTGATCATATCTCTCTTATTTAACATCTTTcattgcccacagaggcaagtcCTACTTCCATGGATCATCTCTTAGAACACTGCAGATTCACATCACATGGAAATGATTTTTTATAGCTACCTCCCACTCAGCTGAATTCTGAAGGCTCTGTCCTGCTCTGGAGCCCATTAGTGGCAAATATCTCACAGGTTTTGCTAAAATGGCAAACTGAATGGAGCCTGACTTGCATTTCATTTACTTCAGGATTGATGGTGTGAGCTTAGAAGTGCAGAGGACCATTGCAAGACTTCGTCTGAAAAAGATTTTCAGTGGTGTTTTTTTCAAAGTGACCCCTCAGACCATAAGAATGCTGCGTACAGTGGAGCCTTATGTGACCTGGGGGTGAGTAcaggtttttgctttttttttttttacatgaatttATAGTAGGTGTAGTTGAACACTAAGGCTAGATTACACAGGATACAGGTGCTCATGTGCTGTTCAAAGAATATTTTGCTGTGACTAGAAATACTGCCAGCCATAAAAGTATTGGGGAGCATAAAgaaaccagttcgagccccggctccccacctgcaggggagttgcttcataagcggtgaagcaggtcgcaggtgtctgtttttctctccccctcactgtctgcccctcctctctccatttctctctgtcctatccaacaacgaaaaccataaaccagagctgagaagtgctctggttttaaaaagggggaggggcggggggggggggcgtcaggccatagcgcagcgggttatgtgcacgtggtgcaaagcacaaggaccagagtaaggatcccagttcgagcccctggatccccacctgcaggggagtcgcttcacaggcagagaagcaggttctcaggtgtctctctactattctctccccctctctgccttcccctcctctctccatttctctctgtcctatccaacaatgatgacaacaacaataataaccacaacaagggcaacaaaaggggaaaaaatggcctccaggagcagtggattcatggtgcaggcattgagccctagcaataaccctggaggtaaaaaaaaaaaaaatcaagtgtcaGTGTTGTTGATAATGATCTGAATAGTACTGTGAAAGGGCTTGCTCAGTTGTACACTGAAACTTGGCTTGAAATAGGTGGAAGAGAACTTAATTCTTAGAGGCTTGAAGTAGTGctttatatgaattttttttatttgtgattaataggttaCGAGGTTCCAGTGTATACTTCCACACTGTTACCCACCAGTTTAGAAACTGCCTGcttctgttgttttgttgtttgtttgtttatttattttaccatagcactgctcagcactggtttatggtggtacaggggattgaacctaggattttggagcctcaggcatgagtggctgtttgcataaccattacactatctacctcccaccccttgttttgcttttctttttaagatcacATCTTGTcagttctagattccacatatgagtgaaaccattatgctgtttctccaaaCCAGAATAGTATTCTTTCAGGGACCTGGGAGGTGCCTCTCTGATAGGGTACCCAACCTCTATGTGTgaagctctgggtttgatccagTCCCTGCTGccagaagaaagaaataagaactctatggagtggtgctttggctcTCACTTTattttaccaccaaggttatattgctggggtttagtgcattactatgtgcaaggacccagtccccgtgtggggtgggggctggggagcttcatgagaagtggagtagaactgcagatatttctcacgttctctccctttcttctcaatttctctgtcctggggGGATGGGGTGACTGATCTCTTGCACCTTCTTGGGCCACCAAATGCTAAAGCCATAGACTGTAATCCAGCTCATGTTTTCTTTTGCCTGGTGAACATTTTTATGTCCTTCATTTTAGTTCAGTCACATAGGACCACTTGGGTTTTCGTAATTGCCGTCATTTGTATATCCCTAAGCAACCCAAGGGCGGTGTGATTGCAGAACACTTTCTGGTGAGGGAAAGGGTGATTGAAATAATTCCTCTTTAAACAGACGACTGCAGGACTAAGTGTTCTGCATAATACAGAATCCCAAGGGCTAACCAAGGCTGCGGTTTATCTTGTCTCATGTAGATTTCCAAATCTGAAGTCTGTCCGGGAACTTATCTTAAAACGTGGACAAGCCAAGGTCAAGAATAAGACTATCCCTCTGACAGACAACACAGTGATTGAGGAGCACCTGGGTGAGTGTTGAATCTTGGGGATCAGTTGAGGCAGAAAACAAGGATCTTTGGTGTTTGTAATGTGGGGTTCCAGGTGTTACTCTTCTTAGAGGTCCTGAGAAAGCATGAGA encodes the following:
- the RPL7L1 gene encoding ribosomal protein uL30-like, with the protein product MSSSGDVGKMAAGEPKRKIPLVPENLLKKRKVYQALKATQAKQALLERKQQRKGKEIRFKRLEYFLHDSWRQQRDKVRLRRLEVKPHGLEVPDKHNLAFVVRIQRIDGVSLEVQRTIARLRLKKIFSGVFFKVTPQTIRMLRTVEPYVTWGFPNLKSVRELILKRGQAKVKNKTIPLTDNTVIEEHLGKFGVICLEDLIHEIAFPGKHFQAISEFLRPFQLSVARHAPKNRVGFLKEIGVPGYRGERINQLIRELN